One part of the Vibrio hyugaensis genome encodes these proteins:
- a CDS encoding hybrid sensor histidine kinase/response regulator produces the protein MDAIRKVYQYAEPNLTLVGWMGFVGFPIYYVVWEFLFPQPYENLALRLLCSVLFFGIIARNRMPFQWRKYLPAYYQVAVTLCLPCFFFYMLLMNNWSNVWVMSFMSAIFLHILLVHITRVMFAQTFAGIGLATFFAWVAQGFHLELTMDWTHVPIFLFIYLFGNLFYFRNQVEHEAKVSLAKSFGAGIAHEMRNPLSGLLTSIDVIQSVLPNPKQGKKDQYVLSGEDVTLLREVSDDAMNIIHSGNETIDLLLTSIDENRVSRSTFKKHSAQTVVESAIESFSYKRSTDRFAISLDVRSEFDFLGSDTLLKYVMYNLFKNAFHHRRSEDFHIHVTMYSDDVVNQIVVTDNGSGISSDVIRSIFRDFYTTGKSGNYGLGLPFCKKVMRSFGGDIKCQSEVGEWSQFTMTFPLITSNAVKEIKNELNKLKTVLVVSEQNILVAKATDIARLMGFELTVLDIASTLKKKEYEFEFDLIFVDMESLDSRGSHLDKIESLLSFTEARIVYLFEHHPIERARNVSFEPIWVETQAWLLNTKATIDRLLYDASYVVPAMPAKPLDATNKRTIMVVDDNESLRKFTAMLLEKQGFDVIQKEDGQQALDALNTDTIDLILMDIEMPIMDGVEASRRIRAANRAYSTVPIIAHTGDSSPITLDKIGSSGMSDFIVKPADKNRLFDKIASWI, from the coding sequence ATGGACGCGATTCGCAAAGTTTATCAGTACGCAGAACCAAACCTAACCCTAGTGGGGTGGATGGGCTTTGTTGGATTCCCTATCTATTACGTGGTTTGGGAGTTTCTGTTCCCTCAACCTTATGAAAATCTAGCATTACGTTTACTTTGTTCCGTTTTGTTTTTCGGTATCATTGCTCGTAATCGCATGCCGTTTCAATGGCGTAAATATCTACCTGCTTACTATCAAGTGGCAGTCACGCTCTGTTTACCGTGCTTCTTCTTCTACATGTTGTTGATGAACAATTGGTCCAATGTTTGGGTCATGTCATTTATGTCGGCGATCTTCTTGCATATTTTGTTGGTACACATTACGCGAGTGATGTTCGCTCAGACGTTTGCAGGGATTGGATTAGCGACCTTTTTTGCCTGGGTTGCTCAAGGGTTTCACCTAGAACTCACAATGGATTGGACGCACGTGCCAATCTTCTTATTTATTTACTTGTTTGGCAATTTGTTCTATTTCCGAAACCAGGTAGAGCACGAAGCGAAAGTTTCGTTAGCGAAATCTTTTGGTGCTGGTATTGCACATGAGATGCGTAACCCTCTAAGTGGTTTGCTAACATCGATAGATGTTATTCAATCAGTACTGCCGAACCCTAAACAGGGTAAAAAAGACCAATATGTTTTGAGTGGTGAAGACGTGACACTGTTACGTGAGGTGAGCGATGACGCGATGAACATCATTCACTCTGGTAATGAGACGATTGATTTGTTGCTTACCTCGATAGATGAAAATCGTGTTTCTCGCTCAACGTTCAAGAAGCATTCCGCACAAACTGTTGTGGAAAGTGCCATCGAGAGCTTTAGTTATAAACGCTCAACTGACCGTTTTGCCATTTCATTGGATGTACGCAGTGAATTCGATTTTCTTGGTAGTGACACGTTGCTAAAGTACGTTATGTACAACCTGTTTAAGAATGCCTTCCACCACCGACGCTCCGAAGACTTCCATATCCATGTCACGATGTATAGCGATGATGTAGTCAATCAAATTGTCGTAACGGACAATGGGTCTGGTATCTCCAGTGATGTGATTCGAAGTATCTTCAGAGACTTTTATACAACAGGGAAGTCAGGCAATTACGGGTTAGGTTTGCCATTTTGTAAAAAGGTAATGCGCTCATTTGGCGGTGATATTAAATGTCAGTCTGAAGTTGGGGAGTGGTCACAGTTCACCATGACCTTTCCGTTGATTACCTCAAACGCGGTCAAGGAAATTAAGAACGAACTCAACAAGTTGAAGACGGTGTTAGTGGTTTCAGAGCAAAATATCCTCGTTGCGAAAGCCACTGATATTGCGCGATTGATGGGGTTTGAACTGACGGTTCTAGATATCGCTTCGACTCTCAAAAAGAAAGAGTATGAATTCGAGTTTGATTTAATTTTTGTCGATATGGAAAGCTTAGATTCGAGAGGAAGCCACCTTGATAAAATCGAATCTTTACTGTCTTTCACTGAGGCGCGCATCGTGTACTTGTTTGAACACCATCCGATTGAACGCGCTCGTAATGTTAGCTTTGAGCCGATTTGGGTTGAAACTCAAGCGTGGCTATTGAACACCAAAGCAACCATTGACCGGTTGCTCTACGACGCCAGCTATGTCGTACCAGCAATGCCAGCAAAACCTTTGGACGCAACGAATAAGCGAACGATCATGGTTGTGGATGATAATGAATCGCTACGCAAATTCACCGCGATGCTGCTTGAAAAGCAAGGCTTTGATGTTATCCAAAAAGAAGATGGTCAGCAGGCTTTAGACGCTTTGAATACTGATACGATAGACTTGATCTTAATGGATATCGAGATGCCAATCATGGATGGGGTAGAAGCGTCGCGTCGTATTCGAGCTGCAAACAGAGCGTATTCTACGGTTCCGATTATTGCTCATACAGGAGACAGTTCCCCAATCACATTGGATAAAATTGGGTCTTCAGGCATGTCTGATTTCATCGTTAAGCCAGCGGATAAGAATCGGCTTTTCGATAAAATCGCAAGCTGGATCTAA
- the ylqF gene encoding ribosome biogenesis GTPase YlqF yields MVNNSIQWFPGHMHKARKEIEEAIPQVDVIIEVLDARIPFSSENPMISKIRGDKPVVKVLNKRDLADPELTQLWIDHLEKEQNVKAMAITTSETSEVHKIMELCRKLAPHREEIGKNIRTMIMGIPNVGKSTIINTLAGRTIAVTGNQPAVTRRQQRINLQNGIVLSDTPGILWPKVENPHSGFRLAATGAVKDTAMEYDEVAFYTVEYLAAHYPEKLKERYQIEELPESDIEIIEEIGRRRGALRAGGRVDLHKVSEILLHELRQGILGQITLELPEMITQELIEVEIETARKEEEKAKRKEERRKRYLRNKR; encoded by the coding sequence ATGGTTAACAACTCTATCCAGTGGTTTCCTGGCCACATGCACAAAGCACGTAAAGAGATCGAAGAAGCCATCCCTCAAGTGGATGTGATCATCGAAGTACTGGATGCTCGTATTCCTTTCAGTAGCGAAAACCCGATGATTTCAAAAATTCGCGGTGATAAGCCGGTGGTTAAGGTACTGAACAAACGCGATTTGGCTGATCCTGAACTGACTCAACTCTGGATTGACCATCTAGAGAAGGAACAAAACGTAAAGGCAATGGCCATTACGACTTCTGAAACGAGTGAAGTACATAAGATTATGGAGCTTTGTCGTAAGCTCGCTCCACACCGTGAAGAGATTGGTAAGAATATTCGTACCATGATCATGGGTATTCCTAACGTTGGTAAGTCAACGATCATCAATACGCTAGCAGGACGCACAATTGCCGTGACCGGTAACCAACCTGCAGTAACGCGTCGTCAACAACGTATCAACCTACAAAACGGCATCGTACTCTCTGATACTCCAGGAATCTTGTGGCCGAAAGTAGAAAACCCACACAGTGGTTTCCGTTTGGCAGCAACGGGAGCTGTGAAAGATACAGCAATGGAATACGATGAAGTGGCCTTCTACACAGTGGAATACCTAGCGGCTCATTACCCGGAAAAACTTAAAGAACGCTACCAGATTGAAGAGCTTCCAGAATCGGACATCGAAATCATTGAAGAGATTGGGCGTCGTCGCGGAGCATTACGGGCAGGAGGCCGTGTCGACCTTCATAAAGTGTCTGAGATTCTTTTGCATGAGCTTCGCCAAGGTATATTGGGGCAAATCACACTAGAACTGCCTGAAATGATCACTCAAGAGCTAATTGAAGTAGAAATAGAAACTGCTCGTAAAGAAGAAGAAAAAGCGAAACGCAAAGAAGAGCGTCGTAAACGTTACCTTCGCAACAAACGTTAA